The genomic stretch GGGTGCCCAGTGAAATGTTAGTGAGGAAAGAAAGATTTCCACcattcctctctttccttccatgTCAAATTTATCAGCAAATCCTGTTGCCTTTTCTTACAACTCGTATCCTGACACCTTGcattagttttcctttttgctcACCCCCTACTCCAAGCCCTAGGTCTTGCGTCCAGGAGCCTGGTTGTgtaccaataaaactttatttataaaagccagTGGTGAAGCCAGGTGGGGCCCTGGGGCCATAGTTATCCTGGGTTAGATCATCTCTCAGCATACTTCTGTATCAATTGTTGCATAATTTTCATGCAACTGAAAGCATCTTACAACTAATTTGGAGAGGGACTGTCTAGCTCAGACTTACTTGTTCAAGTAGAAGGCAAAGACAGGCTCAGAAAAGGCACCTTGCAACCACAAGTTGTCAAAGATGGGGATGGCACCTTTAATGCCGATGGAGGGGTAGGCCAAGCCCAGGACGCCATCAAAGGGTGCACCATCAAACCCATATTCCTCCAGGCTCAGGCCAAACGACTGTTTAAGGCTAACAAGTTTCCCGATCTGTGGGCGAGAAGAGTGTTCCCACATAAAGTTTTGTTAAGTGGGTCTAGGATTGGGTTGAGGAAGAGATGCCATTAGCATTGCAGAGATCTGAGGTCTTTGTGTGTCCTCGGTAGACCTCAGATTTTTAGACCGAGCCTGGAGGGGAATTGGGGTTCCATTTATGTGGTCTGTGGATttagacagggtgctcagggctggtgcactgacaggattctgagggatgggatggggaaggaactGGGAGAGGGTCTCAGGTTGGGGAACACaggaacacccatgactgattgatgtcaaggtatggcaaaaaccactacaatactgtaaagtaattagcctccaattaaaataaatcaattaaaaaaataaaacacctgcTCCTGTGAAAAACACCTGCATGAGTCAAATTGGCCTCATGCCTTCTTGTACGGGTGGGGCACCCGAGTCAGGCCAGGACCGAGCGGTGCCCCCTTGTGGACAAAATGAGTAAAGAGCAGGAGAGCCTTCTCTGGCGTCTCTCTGAACTTATGACAGAAATGGAGTGAATTGATGGAAGTGTATTTTGGATTCTGCATCTGCCCAGAAAGACAGAAGTCCATTATACAATGTTTCTGGCAGTCTTATGAAATTACTGCCTGGGAAATACCCTTttaggggtatgtgtgtgtttgtgtgagtgtgtatgggagagagagagagtgagagagagagaaagagtgaggcGAACTACTCAGGCCCTAGGGGGAGGGAGGCTATAGGTTTTATTAGACCCCCAAAAGCCTCATACGTTGAGAACACACTTAGGCCCACCTACAGCTCTGGCCTCCTGCTTACCCACCCTGCATAACTGAAGTGCTTGACTGCACCCAGGGTCCCCAGAAGAGTTTTATCCTTTCCCCAAATGCCCACCACCAGCTTCGGTCCTGACAAGCCAGCCCAGCTCCACTGCTTACCACACATGTGACCTCAGCAAGCCCTTGCTGtctgcatctcagtttcctcatctgtatcaTTAGCTAGTCAACGCACCTGCTGTGTGGGGTTGTTGCAGGTTTAAACAACTTATTACTAcgaaagtgcctggcacactctGAGAATATAAAAGTTggtgcttttttccccctcttctggCTCCCAGAAAAATGAACCCTGAGctgctcatgggcagaggagctgcaaGTCCACAGCCCAAGCCCCTCTCTGGGTTAGCTAATCCATTTGTTTGTGTGTCACTATGGAGACTGTCTCTCCAGGGACAGGATCCTGTGCGTAAGAGGCCAATGTCTATGGGAGGTAGGGTAGGACAGTCCTGCCAGCTTGTCCTGTATCTGTTTTGTAAGCAGTGGTCAATCCATAGTCAGTCCTGACTCAGCTTTTGTTTCCACATTACCCGAACGGTGTCAGAGCCAAGAAATCCCTGAATTGTCCCAGGTCCATAGAAGATGTTAATAGGCTGGCGTGTTTGCCCGAAGCTGGAGGAATTGTGAAGATTGAAGGTTTTGTGTGTATCTGCAGACACAGGAGAGGAGTGTCAGTCAGGTGCCAAGGGTGGAGAAGGGAGAGTCAGGGTGGAGAGAAGGGTGGATAAGGGTGGAGAGGGCAAGTAAAAGATGGGTGGATTGGGGGGTGTTTGTACTCACAACAGGCTGGACTGACACAGCTGATGGAAGGCACCCACAAGTCAGCTGAGCCTGTGTCAAAGATGACCTGGAACTCCTGAGGGGGTGTTCCAATGGTGATATTACCCACGTAGGCCATCTATGGGGACCAGGAGGGGTGGGTTAGTGCAGATCTGGCTCCCCTCGATTTCCACACTGCTGCCTCCCTCTGGGTGTCACATGTCTCCTAAAATCACTTTCGAATCACCATGCCTTTGTTCTCACAGCCTTTGTTCCCAGAGGTGCCTGCATTTGATACTTTTTCCTGCGCTACATGCTATGCGGGATATTCACTCTATGACCAGGGACTGAAAaagtacctcctgcattggaagcccagagtcaTAAGCACTGGACCCCAAGGAAGTCCTGGTGCCTTCAATTGAAAAGCTCTCTAGTCTCTTCAAACCCAGTCTGAGCACCCCCTTCTCCAAGAGTTCCTTCTTGATCAACCCCAACCACTCCCTCTAAACTCAGACCACATCCAATCAACACCACACAGGTGACCCTTTCATTTGACATATATTTACTCTTTGCCTTTCTCTCAGGCTAGCCTGCACAATCTTGAAGACAAAACGTGCCCTTTTTTCTGATCTAATAACAATAACCACAGTGTTAGATTCTTTATGGCCTTACGCGGAATAGGGATTCAGTAACTTTTTACTGCTGTGATTCTTGCATCTGTGGAAGCTGAATTCCTCTGCCTGGGGATTCACACTTGCTTTGCAGTTGGCTTTATCTTTTGACTGGAGATGGCTCACCCTTCCTCTGTAACGGAGTGGCTCACTTAGTTCAGAAGGAACAATCTCGCTCAACCTAATGACACATCTTTGACCCAGAAATGGACGTTTACCTGTCCCCTGGTCATTGCTGGGCCCAGTCACCACAGACCAAGAGTTGAGGATGAGCATGCCTTCTCCTGTGGAACGGGGTCCTGGTGCCTCAGTGTTTCTGACTCCTGCAGGAGCCTCAGCCCCAACATCCCACCTGCTACTTCCAGAGGAACCACAGTGCTAGGCCAGAGCACCAGGGGGCCCTGTGAAGAGCCATCCTCCCAACAAACTCACATCCAGATAGTTCCTCAGGGGATGAGTAGCTATTTTGGAGTCTCTCTTGGACAGTCTGTAAGCTTGTTCCTCCAGGAAATTGTTCAGCAAGTTTTTTCCCACAGGGTTTCTCGCAAGGTCTTCATTTTGCTTAGAGGCAAACTTTCACCGAGGATtaggaaaaggaaacagagaagaTACAATTAGCTATCCTTGTTAAGATATAACTGTCATTGTAATGGCACTGTGTATTTTTCCAAGCATTTTTATGAGTGTCACCTCATTATTGGAATGCCATGCAAATACCATGgcaaggacatgggtttgaatacAGGTTCTTTTGTGTAACATTGGGTAAGATCATTTGGATTCTCAGCTTACCCCTGGGTAAAAAGGTGGAATTTAatgatccccccccccccccgccccatatAGAAAATTCAGGAGATAAGTGAAGTGATGGATATAATGTATCTGATATATCTTAAATCTCAACAATGACAGCCGTTAGTATTGCCGTTGCCATCCCGCTATATCCTTCTCAAGAAAGCTCAGGGAGGAAGGTTCTAGAAAAGAACCATTATCTTATTTATacaggaaagaaatctgaaattcAAGGAGTTTGTCACTTGGATGTGGTCACACTGCCTGTGAGATGTAAAACAACGAAGAAGTAGCTCTCCCTATCTTCCTCCAATAGAAATGGAACAGAGAATTGAGAGAAGAATCCGGGAGATAGGAAACAAATTAGAGAAATTAAGAGGCTAAAGAAGCAAAGATgagtaaaaattgaaaaattaaaagaagaaaaaacaacacggAGAgatctgaaaggttgttgctgaatgaaaagacggcagggattcttggcctccgaaGGAGAAGTATTCAATCTGGAGCCAGATatgaggcttgatcacttagagctttgtgtaataaagttttattaaagtataaacgagatagagaaagcttctgacataggcattagaagggggcagaaagagtacccccctgctagtcttcagctggatgttatatagtcactagcagtctgttaacgaaagaaaggaatgtcttaaaactcaggatggcaccaggcccctcacccgtaagatgcattttgggataatcttggcatcaaatggttcatcctgggccataaaatgattaacttgaatcttgtagaaggacagattaccatacaaatagttttgtttacatagattaggagaacaatatctgagtataacatgcTAGTTTGTcgagtaggttctgagccatgaggtggaaccaacttgaagacagagtttggggtaaatgcatagcacattagcatagcttacgtcaaacatttccataagaaaaatgtgtTGGTTATCTCAatgtttgagaatagttaacttcaggtgaaaccaggtgtcattatggcaacacggtattttaagagaaatctccttttaaatttgtatagagaaggaaaaacatatcattaatttgtttcctcctgcagcttaagagcagagaaggcaatggcaccccactccagtactcttgccgtgaaaatcccatggacgggggagcctggtaggctgcagtccatggggtcgcgaacagtcggacacgactgagcgacttcactttcacttttcactttcatgcattggagaaggaaatggcaacccactccagtgttcttgcctggagaatcccagggacgggggagcctggtgggctgctgtctgtggggtcgcacagagtcagacacgactgaagcgacttagcagcagcagcagccgcttaagagagataaaaatgtctgacacttgcaggctatttcctccgtttggagatccctggccttcctgcctattATCCTCTCAGCTCTGCACTCACAAAGACttccaaagagatggagagataaaggagagagatgcagagatgcagacctagacatatacacactgagGTAGATAGAGAACAGAGAGGGCACCtagaataaaatgtagaaaaattctATTCCACAGGGCCACACATACATTTGTACAGGTTGTGCCCTAAACAATTGCAAGGAGTTCCATTTTCAGCAGGTCACCACAtgatggggtcccaagagttgtGCAACCATGCAAACCTACACCTCGACCCAGGGACCCACACTTTCTATAGCAaggtgcatgcatgcgtgctaagccctttcagtcatgtccaactctatatgaccctatggaccacagcctgccaggctcctctgcccgtgggattctccaggcaaaaatattggagtgggttgccatgtccttctccaggggatcttcccaggccagggatcaaacccacatctcttacatctcctatatTTGCATGTGGGTCCTTtacaccagcaccacctgggaagcccaaggctaACAAGCAAGGATGAGTACCTATAGCAAGGTACTTATCAATAAGTAAGAGTTGAACTTTAAGATTATCaggaaaatattccatttctttctaACCCAGAAAGGAAGATGATGCCACTTACAGTCCCCATACTTACATGACTATGCACTCTGAGAGGGCCACCAGCCTGAGGAGCACAAGCCACTTCATGCTTCTTTCCTGGCTCCAAGTACTCAGGGAAGCTTTAGTCCTTTAGCATGCAGTGGTGACCAGGAGCTTCTAGTTATATGTGCTCTAACTTGCCCTAATTGTCCGCTTTAGGGCACTAATGGATCTGATAAAAATACAAAGctctcaataaaatttttatctcCATCCCTGAGCTTGGGGAATGGTCTTCGAAAATTCTCAGAATTCAGAGAATCCTACTGTGATCTCTTCCTTGAGGCTTGGCTGGAAAACCAAAGTGAAGCGCATGGACATCTAAGGCATGGAGAAACTTGCCAACTTGGAGAAAATAACTGctaagaaaaccataaaaatgaatactAGGGGCCATGTGAGACTTTCATGATCTCACGTGGTCTGCCTAGCCACTTCATGAGGTATGGTTTGCTGTCCTCCTTGGAGAGCTGATTGCTAGGAGGAAAAGTGGTCAAATGGAGAAGTGAAGACTTGAGAGGCAGCCCAGGGACATATGAGTGGTTTTAGGTAGTGGGTCTAATGGCAGAGATCAGGGGCACCTATGATGCCAGTGTGCATCAAAGATTTAGGGCAGAGCAGTATTTCAGTTGCATGATTTCAGTATTGAAAGAAGTGCCATAGGCATCCACAAGATATTTTATATCATCCAACAAACCTACAAGGAAGACATATGTGCTTGTGTCTGAGTTAGATGGTGGAAAGTCAAAGTTGATCAAGACACAACTAGTCTTTATCTTAATAGAGCTATCAGTCTAGTTTTCACAAACTCATGGTTCAGGAGGCAAGAGGAATGATACAAAGCCTAGGCAGCCATACTCAACACTGGGCAGCACATGCCTTTCCACTGGGACCAGCCTCTCCTCCACTTCAGCCATGCTGGAAAGTGGGTCAGTTGGCCATGTTTTCTAGAGAAGTCAGAAGTCTGGATATTTATGTGCAAGTTCATGATTTTAATGTTAGCAACTAATTTTTATCCCCCTCAAACATAGTGGGAGCCAAATCTCCACCATAGTGGGCTGGATTCAGCCTTCAGTCTATGCAGGTTTTATTTCTGGCCTAGAAGTAGGAGTGCAGTGGGGACAGAGAGGAATTTAATTCAAGTTGGTTGATTTAAATGAGACTGAATGTATATTAAACATGTTAGTTTTCCATTTA from Budorcas taxicolor isolate Tak-1 chromosome 25, Takin1.1, whole genome shotgun sequence encodes the following:
- the LOC128068875 gene encoding LOW QUALITY PROTEIN: pregnancy-associated glycoprotein 2-like (The sequence of the model RefSeq protein was modified relative to this genomic sequence to represent the inferred CDS: inserted 1 base in 1 codon), with protein sequence MKWLVLLRLVALSECIVILPLSKMKTLRETLXGKNLLNNFLEEQAYRLSKRDSKIATHPLRNYLDMAYVGNITIGTPPQEFQVIFDTGSADLWVPSISCVSPACYTHKTFNLHNSSSFGQTRQPINIFYGPGTIQGFLGSDTVRIGKLVSLKQSFGLSLEEYGFDGAPFDGVLGLAYPSIGIKGAIPIFDNLWLQGAFSEPVFAFYLNKCKPEGSVVMFGGVDHRYYKGELNWIPLSQTRYWQISMNRISMNGNVAACSRGCQALLDTGTSVIHGPTRLVTNIHKLMNARQKGSEYAVSCDAVKTLPPVIFNINGIDYPVPPQAYIIKAQNFCLSIFHGSTETSSPETWILGDVFLRQYFSVFDRRNDRIGLAPAV